In a single window of the Candidatus Nanosynbacter featherlites genome:
- the galE gene encoding UDP-glucose 4-epimerase GalE yields MKILLTGGAGYIGSHTAIELIHSGHEVVIMDDLSNSSAEVIRRIEHITKTTVPFVEADVRDKAALEAVFTSQQIDAVIHFAGFKAVGESVAKPLEYYDNNLISSLVLLETMQQHHVNKIVFSSSATVYGNPESLPLTEESPTGRGITNPYGQTKFMIEQILQDAAVANPELEVSILRYFNPIGAHASGTIGEDPNGIPNNLLPYVAQVAVGKLNEVGVFGDDYDTPDGTGVRDYIHVVDLARGHVAALEHMKSGVNIYNLGTGHGTSVLEIIKAFSQASGHDIPYVIKPRRPGDLAACYANCDKAQRELNWKAELSVEQACQDTWNWQSNNPNGYHS; encoded by the coding sequence ATGAAGATTTTGTTGACTGGTGGTGCAGGCTATATCGGTTCTCATACTGCCATTGAGCTGATTCACAGCGGACACGAGGTGGTTATTATGGATGATCTGTCGAACAGCTCGGCGGAAGTGATACGACGCATTGAGCACATCACCAAAACGACCGTTCCGTTTGTAGAGGCAGATGTGCGTGACAAAGCGGCGCTAGAAGCAGTATTCACGAGTCAACAGATTGACGCGGTGATTCATTTCGCAGGATTTAAAGCTGTTGGTGAGTCAGTCGCCAAGCCACTGGAGTACTATGATAATAATCTCATCTCAAGCTTGGTTCTACTGGAAACCATGCAACAGCATCATGTCAACAAAATTGTTTTCTCCAGTTCAGCCACTGTCTATGGCAATCCAGAGTCTCTGCCACTGACAGAAGAATCACCAACCGGTCGAGGAATCACCAATCCATATGGCCAGACCAAGTTTATGATTGAACAGATTTTGCAAGATGCTGCAGTCGCCAACCCGGAGTTGGAAGTTTCTATTTTGCGCTATTTCAACCCCATCGGTGCGCACGCATCAGGAACCATTGGTGAAGATCCAAACGGCATTCCTAATAACTTGCTGCCGTATGTTGCGCAAGTGGCAGTTGGTAAATTAAACGAGGTCGGCGTGTTTGGTGATGATTATGACACACCAGATGGCACTGGTGTACGTGACTATATCCACGTGGTCGATTTGGCGCGTGGTCACGTGGCAGCGCTGGAGCACATGAAGTCAGGTGTAAATATCTATAACCTTGGCACAGGACACGGTACCTCTGTTCTGGAAATCATCAAAGCCTTCTCTCAAGCCTCTGGCCACGACATTCCTTACGTCATCAAGCCTCGTCGCCCTGGTGATTTGGCGGCTTGCTACGCCAACTGCGACAAAGCTCAACGAGAGCTCAACTGGAAAGCTGAATTATCTGTTGAACAAGCCTGTCAAGACACATGGAACTGGCAAAGTAACAATCCAAACGGCTACCACTCATAA
- a CDS encoding RloB family protein encodes MSRRVKAWERSRGRSRLSRKSANREVKPRILIVCEGKRTEPNYFKGFKVRTMNVVIEPAGAVHTSVVDRALALMEEDGDYEEVWCVFDRDKNRANPSDVALFNSAIEKAKSNGVQVAYSNDAFELWYLLHFNYCDTQILRSDYIVKLREIMGTYKKNDQSMYDKLEDKVDVAIRNAKKLYRLSDKNDPANADPSTTVFMLVERLLELE; translated from the coding sequence ATGAGTAGGAGGGTAAAAGCATGGGAGCGCTCTAGGGGTAGGAGCCGACTCTCTAGAAAATCAGCAAACCGTGAGGTTAAACCGCGGATTCTTATCGTTTGTGAAGGAAAAAGAACGGAGCCAAACTATTTTAAGGGATTTAAGGTTAGAACCATGAATGTAGTTATAGAGCCAGCAGGGGCGGTACATACTAGCGTAGTCGATAGGGCACTAGCCTTGATGGAAGAAGATGGCGATTACGAAGAGGTTTGGTGTGTATTTGACAGGGATAAGAATAGAGCAAACCCTAGTGACGTTGCTTTATTCAACTCTGCGATTGAAAAAGCTAAATCCAATGGAGTGCAGGTTGCATATTCTAATGATGCATTTGAACTTTGGTATTTGTTACATTTTAATTACTGTGACACTCAAATATTGCGTTCTGATTACATCGTTAAGTTGAGGGAGATTATGGGCACCTATAAAAAGAACGATCAGTCAATGTATGACAAACTTGAAGATAAGGTAGATGTTGCGATCCGAAATGCGAAGAAGCTATATAGACTGAGCGATAAGAATGACCCTGCCAATGCCGACCCCTCCACTACTGTTTTTATGCTTGTAGAGAGGTTGCTTGAACTAGAGTGA
- a CDS encoding LexA family protein, with protein MKLTKKQKQLLDFIEGFISGQGYSPTFREIMQALGYKSVSTVAKHIDGLVAQGALIKREGKARSLELCINRDTTTDVTTPWWQQLEQEAKKREATADEVAHEEAAILRKALDIVKGA; from the coding sequence ATGAAACTAACAAAAAAGCAAAAACAACTACTAGATTTTATTGAAGGATTCATTAGTGGACAGGGATATAGCCCAACGTTTCGAGAGATAATGCAGGCTTTGGGCTATAAATCAGTCTCAACAGTAGCCAAACATATTGATGGTTTGGTGGCGCAAGGGGCCTTGATCAAGCGAGAGGGTAAAGCCAGGTCGCTGGAGCTTTGCATCAATCGCGATACGACCACTGATGTAACTACACCGTGGTGGCAGCAGTTGGAGCAAGAAGCCAAAAAACGTGAGGCCACGGCGGATGAGGTGGCTCATGAGGAGGCAGCCATCCTGAGAAAAGCCTTGGATATTGTCAAAGGTGCCTAA
- a CDS encoding O-antigen ligase family protein, which translates to MMRLVTNVRQHLPSWLIKASFTEKLVLLAPVAVWFSYFPTISFGRQSGTNLELSIAVIYAVILALTGLPQIWSRRHLLWRQKAVWLLAVFVGWNLLSIIWSVNPLRSILVSGLWSVLFLDFLVIYNLPSLKKMISPLMRVTITTAVVMSLLAIIQVAYGAWFDWGLCGGCVARGFGFVRPSGFTIEPQFFGSLLIAPILLLSYQLLQSKVTKYDVISLCLMFMALYLTLSRGAMYAVVAAVLVQTVLVSWRTSANWLRSSAVVVTVLVGSFAFGMMWHGIFTQLNPRVADGFYQSITKSISHLSLGKINLPNPTSQQSPQESTSATSPQEVTPDSPPKALFDGYVARSTEERTGMSQLALDVWTKNPVQFLVGVGVGGAGRAIFQQSGKTSGEFEIVQNEFLSVGVELGIVGVVLLLVLLLALCRKTYAKKALAWPIVLGFVLQWMFFSGLPNALHIYFVAMLMFAIIDRVDEKAEYIS; encoded by the coding sequence ATGATGCGACTAGTAACTAACGTGCGACAACATCTGCCGTCGTGGCTGATAAAAGCTAGCTTCACGGAGAAGTTAGTGTTGTTGGCACCGGTGGCGGTGTGGTTTTCGTATTTTCCCACCATATCTTTTGGTCGGCAAAGCGGCACCAATTTAGAGTTATCAATTGCCGTCATCTACGCAGTAATTTTGGCATTAACAGGACTACCACAAATATGGAGCCGTCGGCACTTACTCTGGCGACAAAAAGCTGTCTGGTTACTGGCTGTGTTTGTGGGTTGGAATCTCCTCAGCATCATATGGTCAGTTAACCCTCTGAGATCAATCCTTGTAAGCGGCCTCTGGAGTGTGCTGTTTCTCGATTTCTTGGTGATATATAACTTGCCGTCACTAAAAAAGATGATTAGCCCGCTAATGAGAGTCACCATCACCACCGCGGTGGTGATGAGCTTGCTGGCAATTATCCAAGTGGCGTACGGTGCCTGGTTTGACTGGGGGTTGTGTGGCGGCTGTGTGGCGCGAGGATTTGGGTTTGTACGCCCAAGTGGTTTTACTATTGAACCACAATTTTTTGGGAGTCTGTTGATTGCTCCAATTCTACTGCTGTCCTACCAACTTCTCCAGAGCAAGGTCACAAAATATGACGTAATCTCTCTCTGTTTGATGTTCATGGCGTTGTACCTGACACTGAGTCGCGGCGCAATGTATGCCGTAGTAGCGGCGGTATTGGTGCAGACGGTACTGGTAAGCTGGCGCACATCAGCCAACTGGCTACGGTCCTCAGCTGTGGTCGTCACGGTGCTAGTGGGGAGTTTTGCTTTTGGTATGATGTGGCACGGGATTTTTACACAACTTAACCCGAGAGTGGCTGATGGGTTTTATCAGTCAATTACTAAATCGATCAGCCATCTGTCACTTGGAAAAATCAACTTACCAAACCCAACATCTCAGCAATCACCGCAAGAGAGTACCTCAGCAACCAGTCCACAAGAAGTGACCCCGGACTCGCCGCCCAAAGCTTTGTTTGATGGCTATGTAGCTAGGTCGACAGAGGAGCGAACTGGCATGTCGCAACTGGCTTTGGATGTTTGGACTAAAAACCCGGTACAGTTCCTCGTTGGTGTGGGTGTGGGCGGCGCAGGACGTGCTATTTTTCAACAGTCCGGCAAGACGAGCGGTGAATTTGAGATTGTCCAAAATGAATTCTTGTCCGTTGGGGTGGAATTGGGAATTGTCGGTGTTGTATTGTTGCTGGTTTTGCTGCTGGCTTTATGCCGAAAAACGTATGCCAAAAAAGCGCTAGCCTGGCCGATTGTACTAGGGTTTGTCCTCCAGTGGATGTTCTTTTCAGGCTTACCAAACGCCCTTCATATTTATTTTGTTGCAATGCTTATGTTTGCTATAATAGATAGAGTTGATGAAAAAGCCGAATATATCAGTTGA
- a CDS encoding GtrA family protein: MNLRKQLTTFAAIGTLNTAVDVTIYTLLIWLTAPLLLAIIISTTAGMVCSYILNRRFTFKTNRQPIVQFICITITGLWILQPVVIWLLVQLLGITSTLGLSMAKLAATSISLMWNFVWYRIVFQKTKKKHLRRSVFSWLRQLGSNQRPIG; encoded by the coding sequence ATGAATCTTCGCAAACAACTCACCACCTTTGCCGCCATCGGCACTCTCAACACCGCCGTTGATGTCACAATATACACTCTGCTGATATGGCTCACCGCACCGCTACTATTAGCTATTATCATTTCAACCACCGCAGGAATGGTTTGCAGCTATATTCTCAATAGGCGATTCACCTTCAAGACCAACCGCCAGCCAATCGTCCAGTTCATCTGCATCACCATCACTGGCCTGTGGATTTTACAACCAGTCGTCATATGGCTACTCGTCCAACTGCTCGGGATAACCAGCACACTTGGCTTAAGCATGGCAAAATTAGCCGCCACCAGCATCAGTCTGATGTGGAATTTTGTGTGGTACCGAATCGTATTTCAAAAAACAAAGAAAAAACACCTCCGTAGAAGTGTCTTTTCTTGGCTCCGGCAGCTGGGCTCGAACCAGCGACCTATTGGTTAA
- a CDS encoding AAA family ATPase yields the protein MAEFSMLASNDKTNGDNNTFLVNNRRILKSAAVYGANGSGKTNFVQAIDFMRNLVLEEAPIRNCAYKLDRTMKDEPTFFEIIFMKDNIRYRYGFEIDRKSVLSEWLFYVPTTREASLFIREKQNITIGRSFREGRILSDSIKKDKLFLSFVAQLNGASITQSIIEWFEDMSVMSGLDSDLSNTTDMLLEEGKSGKKRKKQVLDILNRFDAQIEDIAIEERYFVPIAIPADLEISDQARAFIASVNALFEKEGGGKKMPPRVIIYRKTYEDGKESGIEEFDLRQQESDGTKKLFALAGSLVQSLETGKTIVVDELESKLHPLVTKEIVKLFNSKISNKKNAQLIFTTHDTNLLQGNHFRRDQIWFTEKDKYGSSHLYSLLEYKPRKDASFQKDYINGRYGAIPYIGDFNSL from the coding sequence ATGGCTGAGTTTAGTATGCTTGCTTCAAATGATAAGACAAATGGAGATAATAATACCTTTCTAGTCAACAATAGGCGCATTCTTAAGAGCGCGGCTGTTTATGGTGCCAATGGTAGTGGCAAGACAAATTTCGTTCAAGCAATTGATTTTATGCGAAATCTTGTATTAGAGGAAGCCCCAATACGTAACTGTGCTTATAAGCTTGATAGAACTATGAAAGATGAGCCAACCTTCTTTGAAATAATTTTCATGAAAGATAATATAAGGTATAGATATGGCTTTGAAATTGACAGAAAGAGTGTCTTGTCAGAATGGTTGTTTTATGTTCCGACAACTAGAGAAGCATCTCTTTTTATTCGAGAAAAACAAAACATAACTATTGGCCGTTCATTTAGAGAGGGAAGAATATTAAGCGATAGTATCAAAAAGGATAAACTATTTTTATCATTTGTAGCTCAGCTTAATGGTGCAAGCATTACCCAATCTATCATAGAGTGGTTTGAGGATATGTCTGTTATGAGCGGGTTAGACTCTGATTTGAGTAATACTACTGATATGCTTTTAGAAGAAGGCAAGAGCGGCAAAAAGAGAAAGAAACAGGTTCTTGATATTCTTAATAGATTTGATGCTCAAATTGAAGATATCGCTATCGAGGAGCGATATTTCGTGCCTATTGCGATACCTGCTGATTTGGAGATATCTGACCAAGCGAGGGCTTTTATTGCGAGTGTAAATGCACTCTTTGAAAAAGAAGGTGGGGGGAAGAAAATGCCACCCCGAGTTATCATTTATCGTAAGACTTACGAAGACGGTAAAGAGTCGGGTATTGAAGAGTTTGATCTTCGGCAGCAAGAGTCTGATGGTACTAAAAAATTATTTGCCTTAGCGGGAAGCTTGGTTCAGTCGCTTGAAACTGGTAAGACAATCGTCGTAGATGAACTTGAGTCAAAACTTCATCCACTCGTAACGAAAGAGATTGTAAAACTTTTCAATTCAAAGATTAGTAATAAAAAGAACGCACAGTTAATATTTACAACCCACGACACTAATCTTCTGCAGGGAAACCATTTTAGAAGAGACCAGATCTGGTTCACAGAAAAGGATAAGTATGGTTCCTCTCATTTATATTCATTGTTGGAATATAAGCCCCGAAAAGATGCTTCATTCCAGAAAGATTACATAAATGGTAGATATGGCGCGATACCATATATAGGGGATTTTAATAGTTTATAG
- a CDS encoding LCP family protein has translation MKKPNISVDGFIPAGRRPERVGNKPGADAPRRVGRPVAIDGMQPRRTPVAPQNFQQPQQLQRPFAEDNDIQASLREIDNQPQRPVRPEPDKKEQKRLKAEKKLEKINKKRQKKNKKPLSFEQFKKRRLIKRIILIILIPLLIFLGFQAWRLYNNLSRVVGGDILGLFTKTRLKQDDNGRTNVLIFGTSPDGWEGADLADSIMVLSYHQDNKDAYTVSLPRDLYVKHTCQSWLKTTAGKLNESYGCGKQDAKDSGKDQAASEQAGQAEIAKTAQEVLGMEIHYKVHANWRVLTEVVNALGGIDVKVEAYDGSSMVYDVATKIRYRNGETVHMNGEQALAFSRARGSAGGIGLSGGNFDRERNQQKIIKAIVEKAKTSNKADFNVMMGIIDALGNNINTNFETKEMQTIIEILKEFNAEKIVSIPLVDEKNKVQLLTTSNIAGASVVVPTAGTYNYTAIKNYVKKRISPTAEMNEEARLVILNGSGIAGVAAAEQTKLTKQELNVVQVGNYPGGVQAKHTIYDLSNGTKPKTIEKLKQTYGTNVVTTIPPTISKYNADIVIVLGTENQR, from the coding sequence ATGAAAAAGCCGAATATATCAGTTGATGGTTTCATTCCTGCTGGTCGACGACCAGAGCGAGTCGGGAATAAACCCGGTGCTGACGCTCCAAGACGAGTGGGCAGACCGGTTGCTATTGATGGTATGCAGCCGCGACGTACCCCAGTTGCTCCACAAAATTTTCAGCAACCACAACAACTTCAGCGACCGTTTGCTGAAGATAATGATATACAGGCTAGTTTGCGAGAAATTGATAATCAGCCGCAGCGACCAGTCCGACCAGAACCGGATAAAAAAGAGCAGAAGCGCCTCAAAGCAGAAAAGAAACTCGAAAAGATCAATAAAAAGCGCCAGAAAAAGAACAAAAAACCACTGTCATTTGAGCAGTTTAAAAAGCGACGGCTCATCAAGCGCATTATACTGATAATTTTAATTCCGCTGCTGATTTTTTTGGGCTTTCAGGCGTGGCGGTTATACAATAACCTGTCGCGAGTTGTTGGTGGAGATATCCTTGGGTTGTTTACGAAAACACGCCTCAAACAGGATGATAACGGCCGTACGAATGTTTTGATTTTTGGTACGTCGCCTGACGGCTGGGAGGGTGCTGATTTGGCTGACTCCATCATGGTATTGTCTTATCACCAGGACAATAAGGACGCCTACACTGTGTCTCTGCCACGAGACCTGTATGTAAAACATACCTGCCAGTCTTGGCTGAAAACTACCGCCGGAAAGCTAAACGAGAGTTATGGCTGTGGTAAACAAGACGCCAAAGACAGTGGAAAAGACCAGGCTGCCAGCGAACAGGCTGGACAAGCTGAGATAGCCAAAACCGCGCAAGAAGTATTGGGTATGGAAATCCACTACAAAGTGCACGCTAACTGGCGCGTGCTTACTGAGGTGGTTAATGCACTTGGTGGAATCGACGTGAAGGTTGAGGCCTACGACGGCTCATCAATGGTGTACGACGTGGCTACAAAAATCCGCTACCGTAACGGTGAGACAGTTCACATGAATGGTGAGCAAGCCTTGGCATTTAGTCGTGCCCGTGGTAGTGCTGGAGGAATTGGATTGAGTGGCGGTAACTTTGACCGTGAGCGCAACCAGCAAAAAATCATCAAGGCCATCGTCGAGAAGGCTAAGACATCCAACAAGGCAGACTTTAATGTCATGATGGGTATTATTGATGCGCTGGGCAATAACATTAACACCAATTTTGAAACCAAAGAAATGCAGACCATCATTGAGATCCTAAAGGAATTTAACGCAGAAAAGATTGTCTCAATACCACTGGTTGATGAGAAAAATAAGGTACAGCTACTGACAACCTCCAATATCGCAGGCGCCAGTGTGGTGGTGCCAACCGCTGGAACCTACAACTACACGGCCATTAAAAATTATGTCAAAAAACGCATCAGCCCAACAGCTGAGATGAATGAAGAAGCGAGACTGGTGATATTGAATGGTTCTGGTATCGCCGGGGTGGCGGCCGCTGAACAGACGAAATTAACCAAACAAGAGCTAAATGTGGTTCAGGTTGGTAACTATCCAGGCGGCGTGCAAGCCAAACATACCATCTACGACCTGAGTAACGGTACTAAACCAAAGACTATTGAAAAATTGAAGCAAACCTATGGCACTAATGTTGTAACCACCATCCCGCCGACCATCAGTAAGTATAACGCTGACATTGTCATCGTCCTTGGTACAGAAAACCAGCGGTAG